ATGAATCAGTACGATGTGACCGTGGTAGGCTCGGGCCCTGGCGGGTATGTGGCCGCCATTCGCTGCGCGCAATTAGGCCTGAAAACGGCGCTTATTGAGAAATACCCCACGCTGGGCGGCACCTGCCTCAACGTGGGCTGCATCCCGAGCAAGGCGCTGCTCGACTCGTCGGAGCACTACCACAACGCCCACTCGGTGTTTGCGGAGCACGGCATCGGCCTCGACAACCTGACGGTGGACATGAACCGCATGATGGACCGCAAGGCCGGCGTGGTGAAAGCCAACGTGGACGGCATTGCCTACCTCATGAAAAAGAACAAAATTGAGGTGCTGCAAGGCATCGGCGCGTTCGTGGATAAGAACCACCTGAGTATTACGCCCCTGGCCGGCGGCGAGGCGCAGCAGATTGAAACCAAAAACGTTATCATTGCTACCGGCTCTAAGCCGACCGTCCTACCCTTCATTCAGCAGGACAAGCAGCGCATCATCACCAGCACCGAGGCGCTGACCATTCGTGAGGTGCCCAAGCATATGATTGTGATTGGCGGCGGCGTTATCGGGCTCGAAATGGCTTCCGTGTACGCCCGGCTGGGGGCGAAAGTCTCGGTGGTCGAATTCCTCGATTCGCTTATTCCGACGATGGACCGCAGCCTGGGCAAAGAGCTGAAGCGCGTGCTGGGCAAAATTGGGATTGAGTTTTACCTCAGCCACAAAGTGACCAGCGCTACCCGCGCCGGCGACACCGTGACCGTAACCGCCACCAACCCCAAAGGGGAGGAACTGAAGCTGGAAGGCGACTACTGCCTGGTGGCCGTGGGCCGCGCGCCCTACACTGCTGGCCTCAACTTGGAAGCTGCCGGCGTAGCGATGGAAGAGCGCGGCCGCATCAAGGTGGATGAGCACCTGCAAACCAACGTGCCCGGTATTTACGCCATCGGCGACGTAATCCGGGGCGCGATGCTGGCCCACAAGGCCGAGGAAGAAGGCGTGTTCGTAGCCGAAACCATCGCCGGCCAGAAGCCGCACGTCAATTACCTGCTCATCCCCGGCGTGGTCTACACCTGGCCCGAAGTGGCGGGGGTAGGCTACACCGAAGAGCAGCTAAAAGAGCAGGGCAGAGCCTACAAAGTGGGCAGCTTTCCCTTCAAAGCCAGCGGTCGCGCCCGCGCCAGCGGCGACACCGACGGCTTCGTAAAGGTGTTGGCCGACAAAACTACCGACGAAATCCTGGGCGTGCACATGATTGGTCCGCGCATCGCCGACCTCATCGCCGAAGCCGTAACGGCCATGGAATTCCGCGCCTCCGCCGAGGATGTGGCCCGCATGAGCCACTCGCACCCCACCTACGCCGAAGCCATGAAAGAAGCCTGCCTGGCGGCTACGGATAATCGGGCGATTCATATGTAAATTTCATGTTGTCAGCGATAACATGCTACCTGGCTTGCGGGTATCCTGAACCTAACTAATGGGATTTAACTCGCTGAAAATCATGACTAAAAAAGACCATATTGCGCATTGGCTAAACGGAGCTGACCAGAATTGGCAGGAAGTTAGCACCATGTTTACAGCCGGGGCCTACGTGCCCTGTCTGTTTTGGGCACATCTGGCGATTGAGAAACTGGCGAAAGCATTGTGGGTGAAAGACAATGCTGGAGATACGCCGCCATTTACGCACAATATTAGTAAGTTGCTGGCTGATACTTCGTTAGTGTTGACATCAATGCAAGCCCGATTCGTACAGCAATTGAATACTTTTCAACTGGAAGGACGATATGAAAGCTACACCACCAACCTGCGGTAACTAGCGACTAAGACGTTCACCCAGTCCGTATTGCAAGACGTAACCGACCTCCGACTATGCTTACTCAGTCAGTTGCCCTAGCGCGGGCCAAGGCGTTCGCCGAGGCTATTTGCCAACAACATATAGGACTTCGGCAGGTAATTCTATTTGGTTCTTATGCCCGCAACGAGCAGCGCCAATTCTCCGATATTGACGTGGCGTTAGTAGCCGATGAGTTCACAGGCTTCGGCTTCCAGGATGTCGGCTTGCTAGGCGATGCCGCTATTCGGAAGGAGTTTATAGACATCGAACCCCATACCTTCTCCCCCGCACAATTTACCGATTGGAATCCCTTCGTGCAAGAAATCAAGCGCACCGGCATCGTCATCGGCGAGTGGAAATCAGTAACGGAAGAAGCAATACCTCAATCCTGATTTTTCTCGGCCAAAAACCAAAAAAGCGCCGGAAACTCATAGTTTCCGGCGCCTCTCTATAAAAGGGGGTAGGGCGTGCTAAGCGCTCATTTTCACGCGCACGGCGGTCGGGCCTTTCATGCCCGGCTCTACCTCAAACGTGACCTTATTGCCTTCCAGCAGCGTGAGGCCGCCCAGGGCGTTGGCGTGCACAAAAATGCTTTCCTGGCTGGTGCCATCCTTGATGAAGCCGTAACCTTTGGAGGAGTTGAAGAACGTGACGGTGCCGGTGCGGATAACGTCTTCCGGCTCGCGGTCTTCCTGCTTGGGCACGCCGATTTGAATGTCTTCGGCGTTGATTTCCTTCTTCTTGCGGGTTGGGTCGGGCGGCGTGTTCGTAATGTTGCCGTTTTCGTCCACGTAGGCCATCATCTCTTCGAGGCTCGAATCCTTCTTGTTAGCCTGGCGCTCTTCGCGGCGCTCGGACTTTTCTTGCTGCTTCTTC
The genomic region above belongs to Hymenobacter psoromatis and contains:
- the lpdA gene encoding dihydrolipoyl dehydrogenase; this translates as MNQYDVTVVGSGPGGYVAAIRCAQLGLKTALIEKYPTLGGTCLNVGCIPSKALLDSSEHYHNAHSVFAEHGIGLDNLTVDMNRMMDRKAGVVKANVDGIAYLMKKNKIEVLQGIGAFVDKNHLSITPLAGGEAQQIETKNVIIATGSKPTVLPFIQQDKQRIITSTEALTIREVPKHMIVIGGGVIGLEMASVYARLGAKVSVVEFLDSLIPTMDRSLGKELKRVLGKIGIEFYLSHKVTSATRAGDTVTVTATNPKGEELKLEGDYCLVAVGRAPYTAGLNLEAAGVAMEERGRIKVDEHLQTNVPGIYAIGDVIRGAMLAHKAEEEGVFVAETIAGQKPHVNYLLIPGVVYTWPEVAGVGYTEEQLKEQGRAYKVGSFPFKASGRARASGDTDGFVKVLADKTTDEILGVHMIGPRIADLIAEAVTAMEFRASAEDVARMSHSHPTYAEAMKEACLAATDNRAIHM
- a CDS encoding HEPN domain-containing protein, whose product is MTKKDHIAHWLNGADQNWQEVSTMFTAGAYVPCLFWAHLAIEKLAKALWVKDNAGDTPPFTHNISKLLADTSLVLTSMQARFVQQLNTFQLEGRYESYTTNLR
- a CDS encoding nucleotidyltransferase domain-containing protein, coding for MLTQSVALARAKAFAEAICQQHIGLRQVILFGSYARNEQRQFSDIDVALVADEFTGFGFQDVGLLGDAAIRKEFIDIEPHTFSPAQFTDWNPFVQEIKRTGIVIGEWKSVTEEAIPQS
- a CDS encoding cold-shock protein yields the protein MARAQESFSKKENEKKRLKKQQEKSERREERQANKKDSSLEEMMAYVDENGNITNTPPDPTRKKKEINAEDIQIGVPKQEDREPEDVIRTGTVTFFNSSKGYGFIKDGTSQESIFVHANALGGLTLLEGNKVTFEVEPGMKGPTAVRVKMSA